One region of Chryseobacterium sp. SORGH_AS_0447 genomic DNA includes:
- the ygiD gene encoding 4,5-DOPA dioxygenase extradiol: MNLNDLQHISENFKPTQKMPVLFLGHGSPMNAIEENQFVQGFRKAAAEIPKPNAILCISAHWFTDGTKVTAMEMPRTIHDFGGFPQALFDVEYPAPGNPGLAAETAALLAPVPVEEDHSWGLDHGAWSVIKHMYPEADIPVIQMSIDYTKSPQYHFDLARRLNKLREKGILIIGSGNVVHNLRLIDWRNINTVGAGWDWAIEAREKTNNWLLDGNFQPIIDYYRQGTAIQHAVPTPDHYLPLVYTLGLKEKSESLVLFNDELIGGSLSMTSVRIG; this comes from the coding sequence ATGAACCTCAACGATCTCCAACACATCAGCGAAAATTTCAAACCAACGCAGAAGATGCCCGTTCTTTTCCTCGGGCACGGCTCGCCTATGAATGCGATTGAAGAAAACCAGTTTGTACAGGGATTCCGAAAAGCGGCGGCCGAGATTCCCAAGCCGAATGCCATCTTATGTATTTCAGCCCACTGGTTCACGGACGGAACCAAAGTGACGGCGATGGAAATGCCAAGAACGATCCACGATTTCGGCGGTTTCCCGCAGGCGTTGTTTGATGTCGAATATCCTGCTCCGGGAAATCCCGGGCTTGCGGCAGAAACAGCAGCATTATTGGCACCGGTTCCTGTAGAGGAAGATCATAGCTGGGGACTGGATCACGGAGCCTGGTCGGTGATTAAGCATATGTATCCGGAAGCTGATATTCCTGTTATCCAGATGAGCATCGATTACACGAAATCTCCGCAGTATCATTTTGATCTGGCCAGACGGCTGAACAAGCTCCGTGAAAAAGGGATTTTAATTATCGGCAGCGGAAATGTGGTGCATAATCTGAGACTGATCGACTGGAGAAACATCAATACCGTCGGGGCCGGCTGGGACTGGGCCATTGAAGCGCGTGAGAAAACCAACAACTGGCTGCTGGACGGAAATTTCCAGCCGATCATAGACTATTACAGGCAGGGCACTGCTATTCAGCATGCAGTTCCTACCCCGGATCATTATCTGCCTTTGGTTTATACGCTGGGGCTGAAAGAAAAATCGGAAAGCCTGGTTTTATTTAATGATGAACTGATCGGCGGTTCGCTGAGCATGACGAGCGTAAGAATCGGATAA
- a CDS encoding DUF2059 domain-containing protein produces the protein MMKKNVAAVLIFVSIITFAQSSRETKAKELIEVTGVSKMAVQGAKQFVSTFKENYKNIPDVFWDDFMKEVSSEEFSNLYIPIYAKYYTESELDELIRFYKTPIGQKVLVNTPLIMKESVEIGRDWGQKLGKKLVEKLNEQKGYQSPPPPMPSKGQ, from the coding sequence ATGATGAAAAAAAATGTAGCAGCGGTTCTTATCTTCGTAAGCATAATCACTTTTGCTCAATCTTCCAGAGAAACAAAGGCAAAAGAACTGATTGAAGTTACAGGAGTAAGCAAAATGGCCGTACAGGGTGCTAAGCAGTTTGTCAGCACCTTTAAAGAAAATTACAAGAATATTCCTGACGTATTTTGGGATGATTTCATGAAGGAAGTTTCTTCCGAAGAATTTTCTAACTTGTATATTCCGATTTATGCAAAATATTATACGGAATCTGAATTAGATGAACTGATCAGATTTTATAAAACTCCTATTGGTCAAAAAGTACTTGTGAATACACCTTTAATCATGAAAGAGAGTGTAGAAATAGGACGAGATTGGGGGCAGAAATTGGGGAAAAAACTGGTTGAAAAATTAAATGAGCAAAAAGGCTATCAATCGCCTCCGCCGCCCATGCCTTCAAAAGGTCAATAA
- a CDS encoding LLM class flavin-dependent oxidoreductase produces the protein MELGIGMFGDLSFDKTTGKYRDAGVKLREILEQVKLMDEVGIDVFAMGEHHRPDYAVSSPEIVLAAAASVTKNIRLASGVTVLSSSEPVKVYEDFSTLDLISGGRAEIYVGRGSFIESFPLYGYSLNDYEELFEEKLDLLLKINSEENVTWKGRLRAPMQNQTVYPRAKNNGKLPIWRAVGGTPQSVLQAAELGMPLIVAIIGGMPVQFRNLIEFYKQEYKKAGHDVSQMQIAIHSHTFVSDDPVVIDGYFHTYKAQMDRIGSSRGWAPFSKMQYEGGRSKDGALFIGSPKEVADKIAYMKEIFGITRFIGHMDVGDPAHDVMMKSIELFGKEVKPVVEHL, from the coding sequence ATGGAATTAGGAATAGGAATGTTCGGCGATCTGTCGTTCGACAAGACTACCGGAAAATATAGAGATGCAGGCGTTAAACTCCGCGAAATCCTGGAGCAGGTAAAACTGATGGATGAAGTGGGAATTGATGTTTTTGCCATGGGTGAACATCACCGTCCCGATTATGCCGTATCGTCCCCGGAAATCGTTCTGGCGGCAGCTGCAAGTGTAACCAAAAATATCAGGCTGGCCAGCGGGGTTACCGTACTGAGCTCCTCCGAGCCGGTGAAGGTATATGAAGATTTTTCGACACTGGATTTAATTTCCGGCGGACGTGCTGAAATTTACGTGGGCCGAGGAAGCTTTATCGAGTCTTTCCCGCTCTACGGATATTCGCTGAATGATTACGAGGAACTTTTTGAAGAAAAACTCGATTTGCTATTGAAAATAAATTCGGAGGAGAATGTAACCTGGAAAGGAAGGCTCCGTGCACCGATGCAGAATCAGACGGTTTACCCGAGAGCGAAAAATAACGGGAAACTGCCGATCTGGAGAGCCGTGGGCGGCACGCCGCAATCGGTACTTCAGGCTGCCGAACTGGGAATGCCTTTAATCGTAGCGATTATCGGAGGAATGCCGGTACAATTCAGGAATCTGATCGAATTCTACAAGCAGGAATATAAGAAAGCCGGTCATGATGTATCCCAGATGCAGATCGCTATTCATTCGCATACCTTTGTAAGCGATGATCCTGTAGTAATCGACGGATATTTCCATACTTATAAAGCACAAATGGACCGCATTGGCTCTTCCAGGGGATGGGCGCCTTTTAGCAAGATGCAGTATGAGGGCGGAAGAAGCAAGGACGGCGCTTTATTTATCGGAAGTCCGAAAGAAGTGGCCGACAAAATCGCCTACATGAAAGAAATTTTCGGCATCACAAGATTTATCGGGCACATGGATGTCGGGGATCCGGCGCATGACGTTATGATGAAATCCATCGAACTTTTCGGTAAAGAAGTAAAACCGGTTGTCGAGCATCTGTAA
- a CDS encoding S9 family peptidase has product MKLYQLSLCMLVLGGSALAQTQKFTMAEAVNGMRTNLAVKNISQFSWSADGKSYIQAVKGGYLITDIKTKKQDTLLSLTQLNRNLADQKFKAVPPIKFTGSTKGYFNTNGKMVWMEKSGSDWKMKNTATVDENAENVKIFGDNETFAYTVKNNLFVSRNGKIITVTNDSNENILNGAANVHRNEFGIDTGIFPAPNSESVAFYRMDQTMVADYPIIDWSVTPAVNHNIKYPMAGKTSHQVTLGVFNIKSQKTIFLNIAGEKDQYLTAVTWSPDSKYIFVGVLNRGQNHLKMNQYDAATGSLVKTLFEETSDKYVEPQHPLTFFPNSNTDFIWQSQRTGYNHLFHYSLEKGLVAQITKGEWLVNEILGFNEKKKEIYFTSTKETPLEKHLYRINWANFKMQRLDNAEGVHSGILSSDGNYLYDVYSNANTPRVANIINTNTLKTSNLLTAENTLKNYQRPEIKNVNLKADDGTLLYGKIILPTNFDPNKKYPVIVYLYNGPHLQLVTNTFPASGNLWYEYMAQNGYIIFTMDGRGSANRGLKFEQAVFRNLGTNEMNDQMKGVEYLKSLPYVDSERMGIHGWSFGGFMTTSFMLRKPDVFKVGVAGGPVIDWSMYEIMYGERYMDTPQENPQGYATANLLDKAQNLKGKLLMIHGAQDDVVVWQHSIKFIKSAVDNGIQMDYFVYPGHPHNVIGKDRVHLMQKVTDYFDQYLKK; this is encoded by the coding sequence ATGAAGCTCTATCAATTATCTTTATGCATGCTGGTTTTGGGAGGCAGCGCATTGGCTCAGACCCAAAAATTTACAATGGCGGAGGCGGTAAACGGGATGAGGACCAATCTCGCCGTTAAAAATATATCCCAGTTTTCATGGTCTGCAGACGGAAAATCGTACATCCAGGCCGTAAAAGGGGGGTACCTGATAACAGATATAAAAACGAAAAAGCAGGATACCCTGTTGTCGCTTACGCAGCTGAACAGGAACCTGGCAGACCAAAAATTCAAAGCGGTTCCGCCAATTAAATTTACCGGAAGCACAAAAGGCTATTTCAATACCAACGGCAAAATGGTCTGGATGGAGAAATCAGGCAGCGACTGGAAGATGAAAAATACCGCAACGGTAGACGAAAATGCAGAGAATGTAAAAATTTTCGGTGACAATGAAACTTTTGCCTATACCGTAAAGAATAATTTATTTGTAAGCAGGAACGGAAAGATCATCACGGTAACCAACGACAGCAATGAAAATATTCTGAACGGAGCTGCTAACGTACACCGCAATGAATTCGGGATCGATACGGGGATTTTCCCGGCACCCAATTCCGAAAGTGTAGCGTTTTACAGAATGGATCAGACCATGGTCGCGGATTATCCGATCATCGACTGGTCAGTAACTCCCGCGGTAAACCACAACATCAAATATCCGATGGCAGGGAAAACCTCGCACCAGGTAACGTTGGGCGTTTTCAATATCAAAAGCCAGAAAACCATCTTCCTGAATATCGCAGGAGAAAAAGACCAGTATTTGACGGCCGTAACGTGGAGCCCGGATTCAAAATATATTTTTGTCGGTGTCCTAAACAGAGGACAGAATCATCTGAAAATGAACCAGTATGATGCAGCAACCGGAAGCCTGGTGAAAACTTTGTTTGAAGAGACCAGCGATAAATATGTTGAGCCGCAGCATCCGCTCACCTTCTTCCCGAATTCCAATACGGATTTTATCTGGCAAAGCCAGAGGACAGGGTACAACCACTTATTCCATTACAGTCTGGAGAAAGGCCTGGTTGCCCAGATCACGAAAGGCGAATGGCTGGTGAATGAAATTTTAGGCTTTAACGAAAAGAAAAAGGAAATCTATTTCACGTCTACCAAAGAAACGCCTCTGGAGAAGCACCTGTACCGAATCAACTGGGCCAATTTCAAAATGCAGCGACTGGACAATGCAGAAGGCGTACACTCCGGAATATTAAGCAGTGACGGAAATTACCTGTATGATGTATACAGCAATGCCAACACTCCAAGAGTGGCAAACATCATCAATACCAATACGTTAAAAACAAGCAACCTGCTGACGGCAGAAAACACGCTGAAAAACTACCAGCGTCCGGAAATTAAAAATGTAAACCTTAAAGCAGACGACGGGACGCTTTTATACGGAAAGATCATCCTTCCGACCAATTTTGATCCCAATAAAAAATATCCGGTAATCGTTTACCTGTACAACGGTCCGCACCTTCAGCTTGTTACCAATACGTTCCCGGCATCCGGTAATCTTTGGTACGAATACATGGCTCAGAACGGGTACATTATTTTTACCATGGACGGAAGAGGTTCTGCCAACCGCGGTCTGAAATTCGAGCAGGCGGTATTCAGAAACCTGGGAACCAATGAGATGAACGACCAGATGAAGGGCGTGGAATATCTGAAATCCCTTCCTTACGTAGATTCGGAAAGAATGGGAATTCACGGATGGAGTTTCGGAGGATTTATGACCACCAGCTTTATGCTCCGCAAGCCGGATGTTTTCAAAGTTGGAGTGGCCGGAGGTCCTGTGATCGACTGGAGCATGTACGAGATCATGTACGGAGAAAGATACATGGATACACCGCAGGAAAATCCGCAGGGTTACGCAACGGCCAATCTTCTGGACAAAGCGCAGAACCTGAAAGGAAAATTACTGATGATCCACGGCGCGCAGGATGATGTGGTGGTGTGGCAGCATTCCATCAAATTTATAAAATCGGCAGTGGACAACGGAATCCAGATGGATTATTTTGTTTATCCGGGCCATCCGCACAACGTGATCGGAAAAGACCGGGTGCATCTTATGCAGAAAGTAACGGATTATTTTGATCAGTATCTGAAAAAATAA
- a CDS encoding S8/S53 family peptidase encodes MKKSVFYLLLSISVFTGCNRDDLQGNLTETEITQKDPLTARQINEKINETIKTKGRFSWNESSDHFVWSAVYQGNKIASIGFGSSFDRSLDADSKAIENEILELIQKYEGKTDRILLSSDPYLNQIDVAIEKQETVIALRKMKNIRYLEPADYRYFENERQFGATAKSSSNSSGCGFESAVLSTSDYTTVSPNAKAPWSFAKHNIINAWSYSTGKGVTIGVIDSGVSSEQTLLGSSFNNGLSSGRTISKNGVYVDSAWPWSTGYDGSADKCGHGTSMASAAAAPRNNLGQPVGVAYNANLVTYRAASNVVLDGYHEQNGVKIAFTELGNNINVKIISMSMGHIFSVGKIEDGVKYAYSKGKLIFCAGGTSTSFTNFVGVIFPAWMPEAQAITGVKENTSNQKCDVCHSGAEIDFTYQMERASGSNIPVLSYYNGQTDYVGGSSVATASTAGIAALVWAKNPSWTRDQVLNKMRQSSTYYPSPNSDFGYGNINVLQAVQ; translated from the coding sequence ATGAAAAAAAGTGTCTTTTATTTATTATTATCAATCTCTGTTTTTACAGGGTGCAATAGAGACGACCTTCAGGGCAATCTTACCGAAACCGAAATTACGCAGAAAGATCCGTTAACGGCCAGACAGATTAATGAAAAAATCAATGAAACCATTAAAACCAAAGGGCGATTCTCATGGAACGAATCTTCCGATCATTTTGTATGGAGCGCGGTTTATCAGGGGAACAAGATTGCTTCCATCGGGTTCGGTTCTTCATTCGACAGAAGCCTGGATGCCGACAGCAAAGCCATCGAGAACGAAATCCTGGAGCTGATTCAGAAATATGAAGGCAAAACAGACCGTATTCTACTGTCTTCAGACCCTTATTTAAATCAGATCGATGTGGCCATTGAAAAGCAGGAAACCGTCATCGCACTCAGAAAAATGAAAAACATCCGTTACCTGGAGCCTGCCGATTACCGTTATTTCGAAAATGAAAGACAGTTCGGAGCAACCGCAAAATCAAGCAGCAACTCATCGGGTTGCGGATTCGAATCTGCGGTTCTCAGTACCTCCGATTACACTACCGTTTCTCCTAACGCAAAAGCACCATGGTCATTTGCAAAGCACAACATTATTAATGCCTGGAGCTACAGCACCGGAAAAGGCGTGACCATCGGGGTAATCGATAGCGGAGTTTCTTCTGAACAGACCTTACTGGGAAGTAGTTTCAACAATGGATTGTCATCGGGAAGAACCATCAGTAAAAACGGAGTTTATGTTGATTCCGCATGGCCGTGGAGTACCGGATATGATGGCTCTGCAGATAAATGCGGTCACGGAACCAGCATGGCTTCAGCGGCGGCGGCACCCCGGAACAATCTGGGACAGCCGGTTGGAGTAGCCTATAATGCCAACCTGGTAACGTACCGCGCAGCGTCCAACGTAGTTTTGGATGGATACCATGAGCAGAACGGGGTGAAAATTGCTTTTACGGAATTGGGAAATAACATCAATGTGAAAATCATTTCCATGTCGATGGGACATATTTTCTCTGTAGGAAAAATTGAAGACGGCGTAAAGTATGCCTATTCAAAAGGAAAATTAATTTTCTGTGCGGGGGGAACTTCGACCAGCTTTACCAATTTCGTGGGCGTAATCTTCCCGGCTTGGATGCCTGAAGCACAGGCCATCACCGGAGTAAAAGAAAACACGTCCAACCAGAAATGCGATGTCTGCCATTCAGGAGCCGAAATCGATTTTACTTATCAGATGGAGCGGGCTTCAGGAAGTAATATCCCGGTGCTCAGCTATTACAACGGACAGACCGATTATGTGGGCGGTTCTTCCGTCGCAACAGCTTCCACAGCAGGAATTGCAGCACTGGTATGGGCAAAAAATCCTTCCTGGACAAGAGACCAGGTGTTAAATAAAATGAGGCAGTCTTCCACCTATTATCCGAGCCCGAATTCAGATTTCGGATATGGAAATATCAATGTATTGCAGGCAGTACAGTAA
- the hutH gene encoding histidine ammonia-lyase — MIYGVDVFSFHDVLEICKTPDKAQLNKTAREQILKSKKNVQEIVESDRTVYGINTGFGPLCDVKISEEETAQLQYNLIISHAVGVGKPIDKELSKIMMIAKVHALSKGFSGVSLEVIERMILMLEKDIIPVVPEQGSVGASGDLAPLAHLVLPLLGLGKVWVGNDIFETAEVLEKNNLEPLVLGPKEGLGLINGTQFILAHAIKGLEKFEYLLDLADLAAAMSLEAYRGSASPFKKELHEIRPFEGSKKVAARMLKFLKGSDNLKSHEYCDRVQDPYSMRCVPQVHGASRNAFEHLRLMAETELNSVTDNPIVLSAEESISGGNFHGQLMALPLDYATLAAAELGNISDRRSYLLLEGKYGLPRLLTESSGLNSGFMIPQYTSAALVTENKTLCFPASADSIPTSLGQEDHVSMGSISGRKFNQVLGNLVNILAVELMFAAQGLEFRRPAKCSKIIEENFAILRSKVAKLEDDRLIGQDMLAIAELINDRKFVVN; from the coding sequence ATGATATACGGTGTTGATGTTTTCAGTTTCCATGATGTATTGGAGATCTGCAAAACTCCTGATAAAGCGCAGTTGAATAAAACTGCCAGAGAGCAGATTTTAAAATCTAAAAAGAACGTACAGGAAATTGTTGAGTCAGACAGAACGGTTTACGGGATTAATACGGGTTTCGGACCTTTATGTGATGTGAAAATATCTGAAGAGGAAACAGCGCAGCTGCAATATAATTTAATTATTTCCCATGCCGTTGGTGTTGGAAAACCAATTGATAAAGAACTTTCGAAGATCATGATGATCGCTAAGGTTCATGCCCTTTCAAAAGGATTTTCCGGAGTTTCCCTGGAAGTGATCGAGCGTATGATCCTGATGCTGGAAAAAGATATCATTCCTGTGGTTCCGGAGCAGGGATCTGTAGGGGCTTCCGGTGATCTTGCACCTTTGGCGCACCTGGTATTGCCGCTTTTAGGACTGGGAAAAGTATGGGTAGGAAATGACATCTTTGAAACAGCTGAGGTATTGGAGAAAAATAACCTCGAACCTCTGGTTTTAGGTCCGAAAGAAGGTCTTGGACTAATCAACGGAACCCAGTTTATTCTGGCCCACGCGATCAAAGGCCTGGAAAAATTCGAATATCTGCTGGATCTTGCGGATCTTGCGGCAGCGATGAGCCTTGAAGCGTATAGAGGCTCGGCAAGCCCTTTCAAAAAAGAGCTTCATGAAATCCGTCCTTTTGAGGGAAGTAAAAAAGTAGCGGCCAGAATGTTGAAATTTTTAAAAGGCTCCGACAACCTGAAATCCCATGAATATTGCGACCGGGTGCAGGATCCTTATTCCATGCGATGTGTTCCTCAGGTACACGGAGCCAGCCGGAATGCTTTCGAACATTTGAGATTGATGGCGGAAACGGAACTGAACTCCGTTACCGACAACCCGATCGTTCTCAGTGCCGAAGAATCCATCTCAGGAGGGAATTTCCACGGACAGCTGATGGCTTTACCTTTGGATTACGCGACGTTGGCAGCGGCTGAACTGGGTAATATTTCAGACCGGAGAAGCTACCTGCTATTGGAAGGAAAATACGGACTGCCAAGATTATTAACGGAAAGCTCAGGGTTAAATTCAGGGTTTATGATTCCTCAGTACACTTCCGCGGCATTGGTGACGGAAAATAAAACGCTTTGTTTCCCGGCTTCCGCAGATTCCATTCCGACCAGCTTAGGGCAGGAGGACCATGTTTCGATGGGAAGTATTTCCGGAAGAAAATTCAACCAGGTCCTGGGAAATTTAGTAAATATCCTGGCTGTTGAGCTGATGTTTGCCGCACAGGGGCTGGAATTCAGAAGGCCGGCGAAATGTTCTAAGATTATTGAAGAGAACTTTGCCATTCTCCGTTCCAAAGTGGCAAAGCTTGAAGACGACCGTCTGATCGGGCAGGATATGCTGGCCATTGCAGAGCTGATTAATGATAGGAAATTTGTGGTCAATTAA
- a CDS encoding acyltransferase encodes MNFIKTDRVHFHTFDSLRFLSFLLVFLHHSPVPQDSWLRYFSKEGGIGVSFFFVLSGFLITYILILEKINNQGKIPLKKFFKRRILRIWPLYYAMVLFAMCTPFILNFLNLPYSNEGYEPNWFLTLTFLENYRGMFTHQLPNVSPITVIWSLCIEEHFYIFWGLVFYFISLKNVPKLLAGCIIFSFTMQTIYEKYGIDTVDLFTNIHYFAFGAIPAFLFVFRKDLIEKMGGIPAVYKYMYTVLVLLVIVTIANTSLISDLKISSLLLSILFSGLILFTLSKKNAFKISDKSILAWLGKYTYGLYLFHTICIMLFSKIGIYFGLSWMIIILLSFISSVLFSVLSYHLFEKQFLKFK; translated from the coding sequence ATGAATTTCATAAAAACAGACAGAGTACACTTTCACACGTTTGATTCGTTGAGGTTTCTGTCTTTTTTATTGGTTTTCCTACACCATTCCCCCGTTCCTCAGGATAGCTGGCTTCGCTATTTTTCCAAGGAAGGCGGGATTGGTGTTTCCTTTTTCTTTGTCCTCAGCGGTTTTCTCATCACTTATATCCTTATTCTTGAGAAAATAAATAACCAAGGCAAAATCCCGTTAAAAAAGTTTTTTAAAAGAAGGATTTTAAGGATCTGGCCTTTGTATTATGCAATGGTTCTTTTTGCCATGTGCACGCCGTTTATTCTGAATTTTCTGAATCTTCCGTATTCCAATGAAGGTTACGAGCCCAACTGGTTTTTAACGCTCACTTTTCTTGAAAATTATAGGGGGATGTTTACCCACCAGCTTCCCAATGTTTCACCCATCACAGTAATTTGGTCGCTCTGTATCGAAGAACATTTTTATATTTTCTGGGGGTTGGTCTTTTATTTTATTTCCTTAAAGAATGTCCCGAAGCTTTTAGCAGGCTGCATCATTTTTTCGTTCACCATGCAGACCATTTACGAAAAATACGGAATCGATACGGTGGATCTGTTTACCAATATCCACTATTTTGCTTTCGGGGCTATTCCGGCTTTTCTCTTTGTATTCAGAAAAGATCTTATTGAAAAAATGGGCGGTATTCCTGCGGTTTATAAATATATGTATACCGTGCTGGTGCTACTGGTTATTGTAACCATCGCTAATACTTCGTTAATTTCCGATCTGAAAATATCCTCTTTGCTCCTCAGCATCTTATTTTCAGGATTGATCTTATTTACCTTAAGCAAAAAAAATGCGTTTAAGATTTCCGATAAAAGCATTTTAGCATGGCTCGGGAAGTACACCTACGGGCTGTACCTGTTCCACACGATCTGCATTATGCTGTTCTCTAAAATCGGAATTTATTTCGGGCTGAGCTGGATGATCATTATACTCCTGTCCTTCATTTCTTCCGTATTATTTTCTGTGTTGTCCTATCATCTGTTTGAAAAACAGTTTTTGAAATTTAAATAA
- the uvrC gene encoding excinuclease ABC subunit UvrC codes for MNPSLELQLKTLPSEPGVYRYYDKNNQLLYVGKAKNLKKRVLSYFNKNLPGYRIKIMVGKINRLETTIVNSEYDALLLENNLIKEHQPFYNVMLKDDKTYPWICIKNEDFPRIFLTRTKIKDGSEYYGPYAKVRPAKILLDTIKHIYKLRTCNLNLAPAKIEEGKYKVCLEYHIKNCEGPCEGLESKEDYDEKIDAIRGMIKGDFRKAKEYLMNQMMRYATNLQFENAQIIKERLDALEDYQSKNTVVNPSIDDVDVFGMTSDETAAYVNFFKIRNGNIIQSFTTEIKKILEESDEEILEEALIEIRQKFNSNSREVLLPFHLSVEIPNVKLIVPKVGDKKRIVELSEKNAKEYRLEKLKQVQIIDPERHTNRIMAEMQKLLRMPVEPRHIEGFDNSNIQGTNPVSACVVFKDGKPSKADYRIFHPKTVEGPNDFATMEEVIYRRYKRLLEEGDSLPQLILIDGGKGQLSSAVKSLRLLGLYGKITIVGIAKRLEEIFFPDDPIPLYLDKKSETLKILQRVRDEAHRFGVKHHRTRRKNSTIKSELEEIPGVGERTIELLLSKLKSVKRIKESNLETLEEILGKSKAKVIYDFFNP; via the coding sequence ATGAATCCTTCTTTAGAATTACAGCTCAAAACTTTACCATCGGAACCCGGCGTTTATCGTTATTATGATAAAAACAATCAGCTTTTGTATGTGGGAAAGGCCAAAAATTTAAAGAAAAGGGTTCTCTCGTATTTCAATAAGAACCTTCCGGGCTACCGGATCAAAATCATGGTCGGAAAAATCAACCGGCTTGAAACCACGATCGTGAACAGCGAATACGATGCCCTTCTTCTGGAAAACAACCTGATCAAGGAGCATCAGCCGTTTTATAACGTCATGCTGAAGGACGACAAAACCTACCCGTGGATCTGTATAAAAAACGAAGACTTTCCCAGGATTTTCCTGACAAGGACCAAAATTAAAGACGGCTCGGAATATTACGGACCTTACGCAAAGGTACGTCCGGCCAAAATCTTACTGGATACCATCAAACATATCTATAAACTCAGAACCTGCAATCTAAACTTAGCTCCTGCCAAAATTGAGGAAGGAAAATACAAGGTCTGCCTGGAATACCATATCAAAAACTGTGAAGGGCCCTGCGAAGGACTTGAGAGCAAGGAAGATTATGATGAAAAAATAGATGCGATCCGCGGAATGATTAAAGGAGACTTCCGGAAAGCAAAGGAGTACCTGATGAACCAGATGATGAGGTATGCAACGAATCTCCAGTTTGAAAATGCCCAGATCATCAAAGAACGGCTGGACGCGTTGGAAGATTATCAGTCTAAAAATACGGTTGTGAATCCCAGTATTGATGATGTGGACGTCTTTGGAATGACAAGTGACGAAACTGCGGCATATGTAAATTTCTTTAAGATCAGGAACGGAAATATCATCCAGAGCTTTACCACGGAAATTAAAAAGATCCTTGAGGAAAGCGATGAGGAAATTCTGGAAGAGGCGCTGATTGAAATCCGGCAGAAATTCAATTCGAATTCGAGAGAAGTGCTTCTGCCCTTCCATTTATCGGTTGAAATCCCGAATGTAAAGCTGATTGTACCGAAAGTGGGCGACAAAAAACGGATCGTCGAGCTTTCTGAAAAGAATGCGAAAGAATACCGCCTGGAGAAGCTGAAGCAGGTACAGATTATAGATCCGGAAAGACATACCAACCGGATTATGGCCGAAATGCAGAAGCTGCTGAGAATGCCGGTAGAACCGCGCCATATCGAAGGTTTCGATAACTCGAACATCCAGGGGACAAATCCCGTTTCAGCCTGTGTTGTTTTTAAAGACGGCAAACCGAGCAAAGCAGATTACAGGATTTTCCACCCCAAAACCGTAGAAGGACCGAATGACTTTGCCACGATGGAAGAAGTGATTTACCGCCGGTACAAAAGACTGTTGGAAGAAGGAGACAGCTTACCGCAGCTGATCCTGATCGATGGTGGTAAAGGCCAGCTGTCTTCTGCGGTGAAAAGCCTGCGCCTGCTGGGACTGTACGGAAAAATTACGATTGTCGGAATTGCAAAAAGGCTGGAAGAGATTTTCTTCCCGGATGATCCGATTCCTTTATACTTGGACAAAAAATCTGAAACTCTGAAAATTCTGCAACGCGTTAGGGATGAAGCCCACCGTTTTGGGGTAAAGCACCACCGGACAAGAAGAAAAAATTCAACGATAAAATCCGAGCTGGAGGAAATCCCCGGAGTTGGTGAAAGAACGATCGAATTGCTGTTATCTAAGCTAAAATCCGTAAAGCGGATCAAAGAATCAAACCTGGAAACGCTGGAAGAAATTCTCGGGAAAAGCAAAGCAAAAGTCATTTATGATTTCTTCAACCCATAG